Genomic segment of Mycolicibacterium sarraceniae:
ACCCGATATCGATGCCGGTCGCGCTGGTCGCCGAGCTCGCCGACGCCGAGGCCCGAGTGCTGCTCGCCCGCCGCTTCCACAATGACGCCGTGCGCGACACTCTGGCGCTGCGGGAACGACGCCCGGTTCGGTGGCTGCGGCTGGGCGGCACCGCGGCGCTGCCCACGTATTTCGAGATCGCCGAGCGGGCCGCGCCACCGGCGAACGACGACCCCGATCGGGTGGACCGCCGCACCTCGGCCCGGGTGGTACTGCTCGACGAACAGGGTGCGGTGCTGTTGTTCTGCGGGTCCGATCCCGCGGTTCCCGGCGGCCTGGCACCGCGCTGGTGGTTCACCGTCGGCGGACAGGCGTTACCAGGGGAGCGGCTGGTCGATGCCGCCGTTCGGGAGATCGCCGAGGAAACCGGTCTGCAGGTGGCGCCGGCCGACATGGTCGGGCCGGTGTGGCGTCGCGATTCCCTGATCGACTTCAACGGCACCGTCGTGTCCAGCCAGGAGTTCTACTTCGTGCATCGCACGGCCCGGTTCGAACCGACCGCGGCCGGGCGCACCCAGCTGGAGCTGCGGTACATTCACGGCCACCGCTGGTGTGACTCGGCGGCGATCGATCAGCTGGCCGCGGGCGGGCAGACGGTCTACCCACTGCAGCTCGGTGAGCTGCTCGAGGAAGCCAACCTGCTGGCCGATGGACGTGCCGGCCGGCCGGCCACAGAGTTACATCCGATCCGTTGAGCTGAACAGCGGAGATATGCGGAAACATTCAGTTTTGCACGGCCCCTTAGACTGGATCCGTATCAAACGAAGGGAATGACAGTGGATACCAACGGCTCGGGTAGCCCCGCGCAGACCGGTACCGCTCGGGTCAAGCGCGGTATGGCCGAGATGCTCAAGGGCGGCGTCATCATGGACGTCGTCACCCCCGAGCAGGCGCGCATCGCCGAGGGCGCCGGAGCAGTGGCCGTCATGGCCCTGGAACGCGTCCCGGCTGATATTCGCGCCCAGGGCGGCGTCTCGCGGATGAGCGACCCCGACATGATCGAGAGCATCATCGCCGCGGTGACCATCCCGGTGATGGCCAAGGCCCGCATAGGACACTTCGTCGAGGCGCAGATCCTGCAGAGCCTCGGAGTGGACTACATCGACGAGTCCGAGGTGCTCACGCCCGCCGACTACACCAACCACATCGACAAGTGGAAGTTCACCGTTCCGTTCGTGTGCGGTGCCACCAACCTCGGCGAGGCGCTGCGCCGTCTCACCGAGGGCGCGGCGATGATCCGCTCCAAAGGTGAGGCCGGCACCGGCGACGTGTCCAACGCCACGACCCACATGCGCAAGATCGGTGGGGAGATCCGCCGACTGACATCGCTGTCGGAAGACGAGTTGTTCGTTGCCGCAAAGGAATTGCAGGCGCCCTACGAGCTGGTGGCTGAGGTGGCTCGGGCGGGCAAGCTGCCGGTGACGCTGTTCACCGCCGGCGGTATCGCCACCCCGGCCGATGCCGCGATGATGATGCAGCTGGGCGCTGAGGGTGTGTTCGTCGGCTCGGGCATCTTCAAGTCCGGCGACCCCGCCGCCCGCGCGGCGGCCATCGTCAAGGCCACCACCTTCTACGACGACCCGGACGTGCTGGCCAAGGTGTCGCGCGGTCTGGGTGAGGCCATGGTCGGCATCAACGTGGAGGACATCGCGCAGCCACACCGGCTCGCCGAACGCGGCTGGTAACCGATGGCGATCGAAGAGATCCTCGACCTGGAGCAGCTCGAGGTCAATATTTACCGCGGTCAGGTCTTCAGCCCTGAATCCGGCTTCCTGCAGCGCACGTTCGGCGGCCATGTCGCCGGACAGTCGCTGGTGTCGGCGGTACGCACTGTCGATCCGGCCTTCCAGGTGCACTCCCTGCACGGCTACTTCCTGCGCCCCGGCGACGCCACCGCCCCGGCGGTGTACATCGTCGAGCGGCTGCGCGACGGCGGATCATTCGTCACCCGCCGGGTCAACGCGATCCAGCACGGCGAGACCATCTTCTCGATGTCGGCGTCGTTCCAGCAGGACCAGAGCGGTATCGAGCACCAGGACGCGATGCCCGCCGCGCCGCCGCCCGACGACCTGCCCGGGTTCATCTCCAAGGGCGGGGTGTTCGACGATGCCGGCTTCTCGCAGTTCGCCGAATGGGACGTCCGCATCGTCCCGCGTGACCAGGTGGCTCGCCTGCCGGGCAAGGCTTCTCAGCAGCAGGTGTGGTTTAAGCATCGGGATCCGCTGCCCGACGATTCCGTGCTGCACATCTGCGCGTTGGCCTACATGAGCGATCTGACGCTGCTCGGCTCCGCGCAGGTCAGTCACCCCGAGGAACGCAAGCACCTCAACGTCGCCTCGCTGGATCACGCCATGTGGTTCATGCGGCCGTTCCGGGCCGACGAGTGGCTGCTCTATGATCAGTCCTCGCCGTCGGCGTGCGGCGGCCGCTCGCTGACACAGGGCAAGATCTTCAACCAATACGGGGAGCTGGTCGCCGCCGTCATGCAGGAGGGGCTGACGCGCTACAAGCGCGGATACACCGGCCCGTGAGCGTGCACGTGGGTGTGCTGGCTTTACAAGGGGACACCCGCGAGCACGTGGCGGCCCTTCGCGAGGCTGACGCCGAGGTGTCCACCGTGCGCCGCCGCAGCGAACTCGACGTAGTCGATGCCCTGGTGATCCCGGGTGGTGAATCGACGACGATGAGCCACCTGCTGCGCGCCTTCGATCTGCTGGACCCACTGCGGCAGCGCCTGGCTGACGGTATGCCGGCCTACGGGTCGTGTGCGGGAATGATCCTGCTGGCTTCGGAAATCCTGGACGCCGGAGCCCCCGGCCGTGAGGCGGTAGCGCTGGGCGCGATCGATATGACCGTGCGGCGCAACGCCTTTGGGCGTCAGGTGGATTCCTTCGAGGGTGAGGTCACCTTCGACGGGCTGGACGGACCCGCCCACGCGGTCTTCATCCGGGCGCCCTGGGTAGAGCGGGTCGGCCCCCAGGTCCAGGTGCTGGCCCGTGCCGACGATCACATCGTGGCGGTGCGGCAGGGGGGTGTGCTGGCCACGGCGTTTCACCCCGAGATGACCGGCGATCGGCGCGTGCACAAGCTGTTCGTGGACATCGTCACCGGCTCGCGCTGACGACACTGCGGTGCCCTGCTCTTACGTGACGTGTGGAAGCTGTTCGCGCTCACAGTGATTGCCGCACGACGGTGCGATCCGGCTACTCCCGAAGTGGCATCAGGTCACCGGACAGCTAACGATGATGCTGACGATGGTGGCCTAGACGTTCACCGGCTTGTACCTTCTGTTCGGCGGCTGACGTGGCCATCGTCGGTAGCGAGCGCCCCCACATCGTCGCTTGACGTTTAGGGCGTGTCAATGCGGGCAATGCCGCGATGCCGCGGTCGTTGCCGCATACTCAGGGCATAGCGCTCGCGGCGCGGCGGCAGGAGGTCGTGATGATCGCACGAAGCTGGTTAGGTCGACGGGTTCGTCAGCTGCTCGACGGTCAGGCCGCGAAATCCACCGAAGGTCGGTGGCGCCCGGCCTGGCAGAGCAATTCCGCCGCAGTGCGGCCCATCAGCTGGTGGCGCGCGCTCTAGCCACCCGATGCTCGAACAGGCTGAACGCCGAGATCATCACGTCGGTGCGCCCCGTGTTCTGACTGTCGATCAGCCGGAATCCCAACCCTTTCGACGAGGCGATCAATTCGGCTGCGACCAGATGCGGATCGACGTGGGCCAGCGCCGATGCCGTCGGATAGACCGGAAGGAACGCTCCGATCGCGACCAGGAACACCTGGGGCTCCTCACCGATGCCAAACCACAAGAGCAGCAACGGAACCCAGGCCAATGAGGGCACGGTGCGAATAGTCCCCACCGTCGGCCCGAGAGGCTGGCCTGCGGACGCACCCAGAGTTGGCCGTTACTGATCAGCCCCACTGACGATTTCGCGACGTCACCGGGTGCCGGTAACTGACTGCTGGAGAAAACCTGCGCGTCGGCAACGAGCTGCCACAGCCAACAGTGCCCGGTGAATCGCCGACCGGCATGGAGCCTGGTCGCCGATCTGTTTCTGGAGTTCACAGCAGATTCGTAGCGCTTTCGCCACCCCGTCACGATCCAATGGCAAACGTTATTCGTACGCGTACGGCCGCCATGGCAGCAGCCACCGCGGCCACGATGGCACTGACTCTCGTCACCGTGCCGGACAGCCACCGGTTACCGCGCTGCGCACCGAGGTACGGGCAGTCGAGTTGGCCGCAGTGAACACCGCGATTACGGAGTCCAGCACGTCCGCGGCAGCCGTGATCAGTTCGGCTGTCGCCGCCTTCGTCCTCCAAGAGCGCCGGTGCCGCCAAGAGTGCCAGGGGCCAGCCGCTAGTTCGTCAGAGCCATCGGTACAGGCCGGATAGCAGCGCCCACAAGGCCACGCAGTAGGCCTCGAACGCCACCCGCAGGGGGATCGGGGCGTGCCGCAGCTCCATGAAGTCCAGTCCCACCAGCCGCACCTTGATCGCGGCGATCGCCAGGACGCCGATCACCACCAACGACCCTGTGCCGTGATCGGCGCCCAGAGCGAACGACGCCAGTGTGGCGGTCACCAGGATCAGCCAGCTCGCGCAGGCGCGGTTACGCAGCAATGCCAACATCAGCTCACCAGATACAGGAGTGGGAACAGGACGATCCACAGCAGGTCGACCAGGTGCCAGAAGCAACCGCCGCCCTCGATCACCGCGAGCCTGGTGGCCGACAGTTCAGTCCGCCGGGTCTGGGTGAACATCAGCACCAGGACGACGATCCCGATGCAGACGTGCAGCAGGTGCAGCCCGGTGAGGATGAAGTAGTACAGGTAGAAGTGGTTGGCGCCCGCGGTGTGTCCGGCACCGACCAGCAGCACGTATTCGCTGATCTTCAACGCCACGAACACCACACCGCAGCCGATAGCGATCACTAGGGCTCTCGCCGCGATCGCACCAGCACCTGTGCGAAGACCACCGATCGCCGCCACTACGAATAGCGAGCTGGTCAGCAGCACCAGAGTGTTGACAAGCCCGATGTTGACGTGCAACGTCTTGCGGGCCGCGTCGAAAACCTCTGGTGTCGTTGATCTTTCGACCATGAACGTGGCGAAGAACGCCGCGAACACCAGCATGTCGCCCAGCAGGAAAACCCAGGTGCCGGCTTCGCCGGGGATACGTCGTGTGTGAACTGGCACCGGTTCGCCGACTGCCGTCATTGCGCTTCAGCGAGCTGCTGGGCCTTGATGCCCCGGTTCAGTACGTAGGTTGTCGAGAACAGCCAGATCGTCAGTGCAGCACCCGGAATGTAGAACGCGAACACCCCGTGCCAGGCCAGCGGTCCGTCGTTGAACACCACGACCACACACCCAGGCACTGATAGCAGCGCCACCCAGAGGTTGAGGTAGCCGTACCAGCGCGGGAACGTCTGCGGCTCGGTGTTGTCGATGAACGACGCGATCGCCAAGGTGATGTTCTGCACGATGATCGTCCCGACGATGCCGATGAACATCAGCCAGAACACGTCATTGAGTGCCTGGGTGATGTCCGGTGGCCGGGTGTCGGGCCGGAATGCGGCGGCGGCCATGATCAGGAACGGAAATAGCAGTGCCGGAACGAAAATCGTAGCGGCGAACAGCTGGCTCAGCGCCCTAGTTTTGTCAAAATTGTCAAAATGGGTGGCGAATTGTCAGACCAGTTGCTCCGGGTTCAGCATCTCCGCGTAACGCAGCTGCTCCGGGACCCCGAAGCCGTCGACCAGCAGTTCAGCGTACGGGCGCAGCGCCCGGCACCGCTCGTTGATACCGCGGATGACAGCCTTGGCCCGTTCGGTGGACAGGTAGCGGTGCTCGATGAACCAGGCCTTGTTCTCCTCGATCACCGACAATGCGTACAGGTCACACACCAGTCCGAGGATCTCGCGGGCCTGCTCGTCTTCGCAGGCGTCGACGCCGGCCACGAATGCCTCGAGCACCACCCGGTCGATATGCGCCTTGGCGGTGTCCAACACGTGATCCTGCACCGAGTTGAATGCGTCGAACGCCGACATCTCCTTGGCCTTGCCCTGCAGCCGCCGCGCCACCGACGAGAGCAGATACTGCTCGCGGTCCTCGAACATCTTCACCTGAGTGCCGCGGTTGAAGAGGCTGCCTTCCTCCTCACTGTCCTGGCGGGCGTCGAGAATCCGTTGCATGATCGCCTCGGCCGCAGTCCTTTTCAGCACCCGGTCACCGGCGACGTTGGCGGCGAATCGCACCCACTCCACCGGGCTCATGCCCTTGATGTCGTCGGCGTAGGCCGTCAGCAGTTCCTTGGCCACCAGCTGTGTCAAAACGTGGTTGTCACCCTCGAAGGTGGTGAACACGTCGGTGTCGGCACGCAGCGCGATCAGCCGATTCTCGGCGAGATAGCCTGCGCCACCGCAGGCTTCGCGAGCCTCCTGGATCGCCGCGCTGGCATGCCAGGTGTTGGCCGCTTTCAGCCCGGCGGCCCGGGATTCCAGCTCGCGCTGCTCTTCGGCATCGGGATTGTCCGAGGTCTGCACCTCGTGAAGCTTGGCCACCAATTCGTTCTGGGCGAACTGCAGCGCGTACGAGCGGGCGATCAGCGGGAACAATCGGCGCTGATGCACCAGGTAGTCCATGATCAGCACTTCGCCTTCGCCGTCCGGGGCGCTGAACTGCTTGCGCTCCAACGCATATCGCACCGCGATGTCCAGGGCCACCCGCGCCGCCGCGCCCGCGCTGCCGCCCACGGTGACCCGGCCGCGGATCAGCGTGCCCAGCATCGTGAAAAACCGCCGGCCGGAGTTTTCGATCGGCGAGGAGTAGGTGCCGTCGGCGGCGAC
This window contains:
- a CDS encoding NUDIX hydrolase yields the protein MHAGLYWSLTAVLIVVLVVSALLALQTANRLDRLHIRYDLSWQALDGALGRRAVVARAVAADTYRGRPEGKRLAALAGAAERAPRSGREAAENELSAALAMVDPISMPVALVAELADAEARVLLARRFHNDAVRDTLALRERRPVRWLRLGGTAALPTYFEIAERAAPPANDDPDRVDRRTSARVVLLDEQGAVLLFCGSDPAVPGGLAPRWWFTVGGQALPGERLVDAAVREIAEETGLQVAPADMVGPVWRRDSLIDFNGTVVSSQEFYFVHRTARFEPTAAGRTQLELRYIHGHRWCDSAAIDQLAAGGQTVYPLQLGELLEEANLLADGRAGRPATELHPIR
- the pdxS gene encoding pyridoxal 5'-phosphate synthase lyase subunit PdxS, which produces MTVDTNGSGSPAQTGTARVKRGMAEMLKGGVIMDVVTPEQARIAEGAGAVAVMALERVPADIRAQGGVSRMSDPDMIESIIAAVTIPVMAKARIGHFVEAQILQSLGVDYIDESEVLTPADYTNHIDKWKFTVPFVCGATNLGEALRRLTEGAAMIRSKGEAGTGDVSNATTHMRKIGGEIRRLTSLSEDELFVAAKELQAPYELVAEVARAGKLPVTLFTAGGIATPADAAMMMQLGAEGVFVGSGIFKSGDPAARAAAIVKATTFYDDPDVLAKVSRGLGEAMVGINVEDIAQPHRLAERGW
- the tesB gene encoding acyl-CoA thioesterase II codes for the protein MAIEEILDLEQLEVNIYRGQVFSPESGFLQRTFGGHVAGQSLVSAVRTVDPAFQVHSLHGYFLRPGDATAPAVYIVERLRDGGSFVTRRVNAIQHGETIFSMSASFQQDQSGIEHQDAMPAAPPPDDLPGFISKGGVFDDAGFSQFAEWDVRIVPRDQVARLPGKASQQQVWFKHRDPLPDDSVLHICALAYMSDLTLLGSAQVSHPEERKHLNVASLDHAMWFMRPFRADEWLLYDQSSPSACGGRSLTQGKIFNQYGELVAAVMQEGLTRYKRGYTGP
- the pdxT gene encoding pyridoxal 5'-phosphate synthase glutaminase subunit PdxT; the encoded protein is MSVHVGVLALQGDTREHVAALREADAEVSTVRRRSELDVVDALVIPGGESTTMSHLLRAFDLLDPLRQRLADGMPAYGSCAGMILLASEILDAGAPGREAVALGAIDMTVRRNAFGRQVDSFEGEVTFDGLDGPAHAVFIRAPWVERVGPQVQVLARADDHIVAVRQGGVLATAFHPEMTGDRRVHKLFVDIVTGSR
- a CDS encoding cytochrome C oxidase subunit IV family protein, with protein sequence MLALLRNRACASWLILVTATLASFALGADHGTGSLVVIGVLAIAAIKVRLVGLDFMELRHAPIPLRVAFEAYCVALWALLSGLYRWL
- a CDS encoding cytochrome c oxidase subunit 3; translation: MTAVGEPVPVHTRRIPGEAGTWVFLLGDMLVFAAFFATFMVERSTTPEVFDAARKTLHVNIGLVNTLVLLTSSLFVVAAIGGLRTGAGAIAARALVIAIGCGVVFVALKISEYVLLVGAGHTAGANHFYLYYFILTGLHLLHVCIGIVVLVLMFTQTRRTELSATRLAVIEGGGCFWHLVDLLWIVLFPLLYLVS
- a CDS encoding acyl-CoA dehydrogenase family protein translates to MTTTAEHLRDALDGRWRDVKNGVRTELSTEVFKPHYTPNTAIARAKVAEQMKIMAAAGAAEDGFRKEHGGNGDVGAAVVRIEMLAMSDLSLMVKAGVQWGLFGGAIENLGTERHHKAYVQRIIDLDLLGCFAMTETGHGSDVQSLETTATYDPATEEFVINSPTPTSRKDYIGGAAETARLAAVFAQLITDGETPGVHCFLVPIRDEDGTDLPGITTSDCHYKGGLPGVDNGRITFDNVRVPRENLLNKYADVAADGTYSSPIENSGRRFFTMLGTLIRGRVTVGGSAGAAARVALDIAVRYALERKQFSAPDGEGEVLIMDYLVHQRRLFPLIARSYALQFAQNELVAKLHEVQTSDNPDAEEQRELESRAAGLKAANTWHASAAIQEAREACGGAGYLAENRLIALRADTDVFTTFEGDNHVLTQLVAKELLTAYADDIKGMSPVEWVRFAANVAGDRVLKRTAAEAIMQRILDARQDSEEEGSLFNRGTQVKMFEDREQYLLSSVARRLQGKAKEMSAFDAFNSVQDHVLDTAKAHIDRVVLEAFVAGVDACEDEQAREILGLVCDLYALSVIEENKAWFIEHRYLSTERAKAVIRGINERCRALRPYAELLVDGFGVPEQLRYAEMLNPEQLV